From the genome of Nomia melanderi isolate GNS246 chromosome 14, iyNomMela1, whole genome shotgun sequence, one region includes:
- the Ubc2 gene encoding ubiquitin conjugating enzyme 2 produces MSSGAGSSGTGRGRGSSLADNKPESKEAKPNPKMSKALGTSAKRIQKELAEITLDPPPNCSAGPKGDNLYEWVSTILGPPGSVYEGGVFFLDIHFSPEYPFKPPKVTFRTRIYHCNINSQGVICLDILKDNWSPALTISKVLLSICSLLTDCNPADPLVGSIATQYLQNREEHDRIARLWTKRYAT; encoded by the exons ATGTCATCGGGTGCAGGTTCAAGTGGAACTGGTAGAGGGCGTGGTTCATCACTAGCGGACAATAAACCAGAAAGTAAGGAAGCAAAACCAAATCCAAAGATGTCGAAAGCTTTAGGAACATCTGCCAAAAG GATACAGAAAGAGTTGGCGGAAATTACATTAGACCCACCTCCAAATTGCAG TGCAGGACCTAAAGGAGATAATTTATATGAATGGGTGTCAACTATACTTGGGCCTCCTGGTTCAGTTTACGAAGGAGGAGTATTCTTCTTGGACATACATTTTTCCCCGGAATATCCTTTCAAACCACCAAAG GTCACATTCCGAACGCGTATCTATCATTGTAATATAAACAGTCAAGGCGTCATTTGTTTGGACATACTAAAAGACAATTGGTCGCCTGCACTCACTATTTCTAAGGTTTTACTGTCCATTTGTTCACTTCTAACAGACTGCAACCcag CGGATCCCCTAGTGGGAAGTATAGCAACACAGTATCTTCAGAATAGAGAAGAGCACGATCGTATAGCACGACTTTGGACTAAGCGTTATGCAACATGA